The sequence TGCCTTATACAGTTCGTAGGCATTTTTCCCAACACCCATAGAAAAGTTTAGGTAAGAGCTTCGGTCATCCTTATTTTCTATTGTTTTAATTCTGTGGTAATGAACACCCTCTTTCCAAAGTTGGCTTGCATTCATACTATCTCGAAGTCCAATGAATGTTGGTATGCCATAAGCAGCATAGGCAGCCAAGCTTCCTGACTTCGTAAATGCTTCCGGATTACGGCATACAAATCCGGCCTTCGCATTCTTCAGATAGTTCTGAATTTCCTGAATCGGAAGAAAGCCCTTCACTGTGACTCGATCGTGACCAATAAATTTAAGCAGTGATTCGTCAGGTTTCGGCCCAACATCTACCAATTCGGGTACTTTAAGCATGTCAAGCACTCGAGCTACGTGCTTCCCGTACTGACTGTATAGTGCATTCTTGCCTGTCCCACCAAACACCACCGCATACGCGGCCCGCTCGTTCCAAGAGGGCACCTGCTCGGGCTCTCCCACATTCGAGAACACCGGTTGCACGCGCACGGACGCCTCCTCCGAAACGTAACGACGCAGCCAGGTCGCGGACTTCACCCGATTCGTAACGACGGCGCCACTCAATTGCGCCAACTGCGCCGCTACATACCGTTGCACCGGTGAGACCCAGAACGCGCTGGTCCAGGGCGGACCGCTGGCATACAGCTCATGAAACATCGTAACCAGCGGCAGCCCACCGCGTCCACAGGCCTGCTGCAATCCCCGCAGTAGCCACAGCGGGGCGCCGCGCTTCGCGTAGCCGTAGCCCGAGTATTCCAGCAGCACGGCCACGCGATCGCTTCCTTGCGCCGCCTCACGCAGCGCCGCGGCCAACGCCTCATCCGCACACGTACCGCTGAGATCCACCGTCGGGAAGTTCGCTTCGGGCGCCGGCGCATCCGGCGTCCACCCAGCCCGGATGAGCACCGGCTCTACGGCCCCATCGGACACCTCCACCAGCCGCCGGGTCAGGATCGCGGTGTAGTCGGCGATCCCGCCTACGGTCGGGGGGAGTTCTGGGGTGATGTGGATGAGACGAGTCATACTGACTTTCTACTCTCGGGGGTCGCCCAGTGGTCACTTCCGAGCATACTAAGCTCATAATTGAGTTGACGAAGGTACGATAGAGGAGCCTCCTTCGCAATTCCTAATTCTGCGGCGCGTGGCTCATTGTGCTCAAAACAGATGTGCCTAATCTTCTTGGCACGAAGCAGCTTTTCAGCACCCTGTATGACCCAAGTATCAGCGCCCTCCACATCAACCTTCAACAAGTTGATGGGCTCTTCTACGATATCATCGATGCGAACCTGCGGAACTTTGACCGTTTTTTCCGTCCGGCTTTTCGCTATTCTTCCCCAACCCGTCTCAGACTCTGGACCAAGATCAAATTCAACTTCACCTTCCTGCTTGCCCGCGGCTGCTCGTACAATTGAGATCTGTTCACCCAACTGGTTGCGCTGAACATTTTCCTTAAGGAGAGGAAGCACACGTGGCGAGGCTTCAATTGCTATAACCTTGTTTCTTGGCGACTGTGCAGCCCAAAGAAGAGAAAAATAACCAATGTTGGCACCAACATCCACGAAAAGCCCCCCTCTGCTCTTTGCGAGCTGAACCACTTTACGTGACAGCAACTTCTCATAGTACTCAAGGAAAGCAATTTGCCCGTGCATCCGATCTTTTGGATCCAGGCGCATACGTATA comes from Salisaeta longa DSM 21114 and encodes:
- a CDS encoding glycosyltransferase family protein — translated: MTRLIHITPELPPTVGGIADYTAILTRRLVEVSDGAVEPVLIRAGWTPDAPAPEANFPTVDLSGTCADEALAAALREAAQGSDRVAVLLEYSGYGYAKRGAPLWLLRGLQQACGRGGLPLVTMFHELYASGPPWTSAFWVSPVQRYVAAQLAQLSGAVVTNRVKSATWLRRYVSEEASVRVQPVFSNVGEPEQVPSWNERAAYAVVFGGTGKNALYSQYGKHVARVLDMLKVPELVDVGPKPDESLLKFIGHDRVTVKGFLPIQEIQNYLKNAKAGFVCRNPEAFTKSGSLAAYAAYGIPTFIGLRDSMNASQLWKEGVHYHRIKTIENKDDRSSYLNFSMGVGKNAYELYKASAHSAKAGDVFYQIIGEACAN
- a CDS encoding FkbM family methyltransferase; amino-acid sequence: MNQILKILPENIKSSLYHRFIYPPNERWHFLYENAPLEYAPGIRMRLDPKDRMHGQIAFLEYYEKLLSRKVVQLAKSRGGLFVDVGANIGYFSLLWAAQSPRNKVIAIEASPRVLPLLKENVQRNQLGEQISIVRAAAGKQEGEVEFDLGPESETGWGRIAKSRTEKTVKVPQVRIDDIVEEPINLLKVDVEGADTWVIQGAEKLLRAKKIRHICFEHNEPRAAELGIAKEAPLSYLRQLNYELSMLGSDHWATPESRKSV